The window TTAGCCTCGTCGCACACGTGGATGACCATGTTTGGACCCCTAGGAATGAGAAGGAAACTCCGTACAGTCACTGGCAGGACCGATCAAGTTAAGATAGCTCCCCGTTAGCTGTTAACCCTGTtagttgaagtttttttttcttgacatAACCCAGCTGCAGACAACCTTACCTCTTCCCTCCGTTCACCCTCTCGCCCCCTTCTGAGGTCACCACGCTCTCATTCTCAGCCGCTGACCCCCTCCCAGGGGGCATCACACTTAGCCCTGTGCACAGACCACACAAACGTCTCGTAAGACCAggaacactgctgctgctgctgctcaaagGTCTTGTATTTTGGAAAAAGCAGAAAGATTCCATCTCTTATCCCTCGTATGCCGTTTGCAGGATGCCGGCGCTTCATCACACCTTTTCAATGCCCACCTGAAACTGAGATAGTGCTCTGGATGGCTCGTGCGTCTCCTGTGTCTCCCGTGAGCTCCAACAAAGAGGATTTGATGTAGGAGGAGAGGGTGTCTGACGGTGAGCCCCCCCCTACTGTCAGAGGGTTACACTGCTCATCCACGAGAGGGAAACTACCAGTGCTTTTCAGCTCCTCAAACCTCCGCGCACACTGCACAGGAAATACATGAGGATTTAGTCTTAATGATCATGACAAAGATACTCCATAATTAGATACTAACTGAAAACACATCGTTTTATATCATCTAAGGGCATCTCCCTCCATAAAAGGTCAGTGTATTAGACAAAAGATGACTGATTTAATGAGATAAATAAGGACTATAGAAAAGTGGTTGGAAGTGGCTACTGACTATTAACTAGTAAAATGGCAAAACTCCTGGAAACAATGTTTACCTCCTTTGGTGTGAAACCAGGGACCAGCTTAGCCACACTTTCCCAGTTAATGGGCTGTGGCATTGCCCACAGTGAGCTGAGTACCATGTCCAGGGCCAGTGTGCTGTTGTCATTGGGGAAATTGTTGTTGACTGAGCACAGACGACTCATTCTGAGAgggatacatttaaaaagtattgTAACTGTGTGTGACTCAAACAGTAGAAGACAATAACTCTGCATGACAATACCCGTTTTATGACACTGCGTCTCTGacacagtgtttaaaacaaATCGGACTGTTtgagcacacactcagaccgACAATGTGTTTGACTTTAAATCAAGCTTAAACAGCTGCGATCATATCTTAATATCATATCttaatatcatatcatatttaAAGACAAATGACAGTTTATGGGCTTATGGCTGAGTGGGACATCAAGACTTACTTGCATACTCTTGTGATTCTTTTAATGCAACGACTCCCCTCTTCTGTCGGCTGCTGTCATCAGATAACCTTCCTTCGTCGGTGCACTGATGTGGAGGGCAGGTTCTCTCTAAAGTAGTATGTTACAATTTGTAAGCATATCAATTTATAACAAATACTACATCGCTAAACTGGAGACTGACAACAACTTAGTGCAAAAGCTTGTTAGCTTGCTAGGATATAATAGCTTGCTAACATACTGAGGCCAGTTAGCTACTTTGACAACCCCAAATTTAGGCCATCATCACTGTCATAGACTGTTGAAAGGTTACTCACAATCATTACTTCACTGTTGTTTTAGTCTTTGAGTCAGTGGAGGCTTTCGTCGTTTCAGCTGATGAGTTGAAAACAATTTGAGCAatcattagctagctagctaacttcaaGTAGCATCGCAGTATGGTAGTTAACAGAGACATCTACAATAATTCAGTGTTGAACACAAAATCTAACTATCTACTGCAGCAGCGGGCATCCTCCTCCCATCATCTCATAAAACTGACACAGCGGCAAATTGACAGACGGCTAAGAGACGCAATCATAGCAACGCCTAGGGAGGGAACAGCTTAGCTGTAAAAGCTTAGACGGGCCTATCATTTCTAATGGTAAGACCTAGTTGTCCAATCTCTCCTACGTTTGCTCGTGCTCTTCCGGTGCCGCAGTGCAGCAGGTGCAAATATGCGTCCCCGTTGCTTGGTGACGGCAATGACTTTATTACCATTCACACCCTCTTTAACATAAACGCTTTCACTTCCACGATAATCAGAGTCAGTCAGCGCAGGGCAGACATACTACCTACAGAGTGGTCGTTCCCCCAAGAACAAAAATATTACATGTTTATAACAGGATATAGTGTTTCCACTAGTGTCTCTAACGTCTGCATACTGGGCATAGTAGGCCAAGGGTCTGGATGATACATGTCAGTTTAAGTAATGTACTCTAGTTTAAGACCTTAACTACAGTTTTTCTGTGTAAGTATAGAAATGAGACTTAACAATGGCTTGTTGTTGAGAGTGCTTCTTCTAACTTATTTATACGTAATagtatagttttttttagtttaaactgtaaataaaaaatgacaacCAATGCAGCGTGCTTTAACCTCTCAGACTGTTTTGCAATACCACCATCTGCTGGTGAAAGTAAAACCTCAGTGTTCCCTTATATTGCCGCTAGATGGTAGTATTGCAGGGACTTCAGCTTAACACCAACATAAGTTCATGGCAGTGAACAGGTCAAGCtggtcttttttgttttcactaaAATATTTAACTCAAGTCAACAAGTATGCCATCAGTATTCAGTCACCAGTTGTGTGAAGGTCTATGGATTATGTTGGCAACCCGCTTTTGTATATAAAACGATTTACTGTAGTCACAAACAGACAAGACAGTTTATTGGAAATCTTTATTCCCAAAATAACTGCTAATATTTACATAATTACACAGTTGATTCAAGGAGAATTAACAGGCAATAATTAAATAACGGCAGAAAAAGTGCATATTTTCAGGAAGGATTCAAAATTAAAATCATACATCATATTCAAATGGGTTAGCAAGAAGAGACATCTGTCTAAACTGGTATACATTATGTGGTTCATTCGTATGTCTTTGAAATATCTATAGAATACACACCATGAGGCTGTTGCAGTACTAACAATGGAGTAATATTCCCTGTTTATGAGGGGTGTATGTTTAATGATGTTTTCAACCAATTCATAACAAAAAGAAAGCATTAATATCTCCTTCCTTGCTTACCTCACCAATGAAATCCAATGACTGTATGTGAGTTAAGAGGACACATAATGGTTCAACTCATGTTATGGCTTTCATCCAACTAACAATTATCCTCAATTCAATACAGTTTTTTAATGCAATTGTATGTTTTTACTGATTAACTTTCAAAATACCGTGACAGAGTAATCTTAAATCACAGATCTTATATAAAATGACAAACACTCCCTCTTTTACACAGAAATCTCCAGCGATAAAACTGAACATGAAGCTAACCAGATAAAAGAATGGACGATAAATCCGCATACTTCTCTCTGTAGAAAATGAGTCTTATGTTCGCTCACTGGGCGATAAAGCATGGTTTTGGGGCCGTGTGGTGTACCAGTGTCCGTGAGGGGCCTAATTATGTCGCAGTGTAGCCACACACAGCTCCATTCTCCAGTCCCACTGCTGGGGCACGGTGATGGGGATGGGCACAGGTCACCTGATACGGTGACAAGGGAATGAAATGGAACCGCACACAGAGCTCCCCATACATTGTAAAGCACGCTCCAGCGATCTAAGGCACGCACCCCTATAACAGATCCATCTTGACTACTGTGCTCAAGGCAGGGGGACACGGGGCCGGCGTTTCCCGGAATACCGACTCCAGCATCTCTTCCGGGCAACTGGGAGGCAGCGCTGAGGCAGGGTGTGTGCCAGAGGCCGAGGCGGAGGCCAGACCTGGCTGGggtgcctgctgctgctgcgccaGCCTCTCCACCTCTGCATGCCTCCTACCTTTCCGCTTGCCAAGGACCTTCACGTAGTTGGCAGGAACCAGGCCTGTGGTCTGGCTGCCCAAACTGGCCAGCAACCAGCCGCGAATTCGAGGCTGTTGCTCTGCACATACAGAAAGGAGGCAGGGGGGCAAATGACACAAcataaaacattgttttcagtTGCAGGACATCTCCCATAGGGCTGATCGAGATCGGTTTGCTTTTGTTAAATTCATGAAAAAGTATAAcagcaaagaaaacaacaaaacaagtgAGAGATACAGAACCTCCTGCTCTGACTTCCAGCCTCCTCCTTACCTTTGGGTGCCAGATTGAGCATGTCTCCAGCCTGACAGGACATCTCTTCCTCAGAGGCAGCCGTGAAGTCAAACTCAGCTCGGGCCACTACATGGTCATCCTCTCCGCTCGCCCAGTTGGTGGCTGGAACGGGATTTcagaatttacatttacattacatttacatttagtcatttagcagacgcttttgtccaaagcgacgtacaagggagagaatagtcaaggtacgagcaatagaacctggtgtaacaataaatactactttacataagaaatataacaaaatgaaataaaaaataaaaagaagtgcagaaatgtaactgctgtaattgcaagttacgcactagtcgaagtgccagttaggacgggaagtgtaAATCATGCAGGTGAACCCTCTGAGCTGTCCTCTGATGTCTCATTAAAATAAGGGAGCTTTTTGTctatatatttgttttaacTAGACCTACATAGCTTTTTGCATAACTTTGACTATATTTATAAAATACCTTTAGAACAAAGCTAAGATAGTGGCATATTCTGTCAGAATTATGGTAATCATACCACAACTACATGCCACTGGagtgcaaaaaaattaaagaaaatgCGGAAACAAAAACTTCCAGACTTGAAGTGCAGATAcagcatacaaaaacaaaacacctgtGGTCATGAGGTGCAGATGCAACATACAACCACAAAAACGTGCTGCCCTCCAGTGCCAGCTTACACAACGACAATGCCTCATACTGTCAAAAATGTATGTGGAACAATTACTCTCATACAAACATCACTTCACACTGTTTGCACCTGTTTCTTCCGGCCCTTCGGCAGACCGCAGGAGCTTCCAGATCAGGTAAGGTCCTCCAAGAACCACAGCGAAGAACAGGAAAATAGGCCAAGACTTTACCGAGTCTGCCCGAGGTTCGTTACTCGCTCCGCCGGATGATAGGGCAATAGTTGCTGTGGCCTCACTGTCGGCCCACAGATCCTCCACCTCCGCGTCGCGGCGCAGTCCAAGAAGCCTCTGTAGTCGACGGTAGAAGTAGCGCAACGTGCGCACCAGCGCAAAAGCTGACAATACTTTGGCAAAGTGTGCACGGAGCCGGGAGAAGTGGTTGGCTACGTCCAGTACTGCACGGAAACTGTTGTAGACAGCTGAAAAGGTGGCGTCCATCATCATACTCACAGATGAGAAAGCGTGGACTATGCTCTCGATGGACTGGAAGGCCCCGCGGCTACTCTCCTCCGCCTGTTGGACGAAGCGGCTAGGCTGGGTCTCCTCCGTACCAAACCGACTGTAACCCATACCGCCCATAGCGCCTCCACCAACTCCATACCCCCCATAGCCCCCGTACGGATTGTAACCACCATACATTCCCATAGTGGAGTTCCCATAGTGGCCGTAAGAGGATGGGTAGGAGCCGAAGCCCGGGCGGTAGGACTGCTGGACGGGTCTCGGGGGCAAAGGAGGTGCTACCCGTGTCAGCCCAGGGGGGGCTGAGGTGGACGGACCGACCGGCGTAGATAATCCAAAATCTGTGGAACTGGAGAAGAGTAACATTATAGCAGCTTGAGGCCACACCATACAACATGTGATTATGTACATATCTGGATGCACCATGGTTATTGCGGAGAGTTATAAAGTCACTAGTCTTGTCGAAGTCAGCATTCGCTTTTGCAGAGCCTGTAATGATTATCTGAGCAGATAATGACAACTTCGACGAACTCTTGGCATTTAATGATCATACGTGATACTAACAACAAAATAAAGTAAAACACTTGCATCTTCAACACGGAAAGCGATAACAAGTTAATTAATATTACGTAATGTCACTAGTGTCCATAATGTATTGCCTGACAAGGAAATGTGGCTAACTACCTGACGTGAAGGTATGATACCTTCTCCAAAACTGGCAATAGGGCTCAGTTGTTTAAATTAAAATACAGACTTGTGTCTTTCAATCATTTAATGAACACGTATTACATTTGCATAACTTCAATACAGCTAGCTAGTAGACTACATCTGCCTAGTTGAGCATCTAACCTTCCTGCCAATGCACATAAACAAAACAGGCCCCTCTCTCAGGCCCCGCTATACACTGCGAGGGAAAAGGAAGGCTAACCAGTCTGCTAGCCAGCTACCAAGCTAACTTACTATTGAGTTAGCTAGTCACGTTGGGTATTTTCTAGGGGGCAAGTTGATACTAACCGATAGCTCACAGGCGCATTCATTGCCCCAGGAATCCGTCTCTCCCAAGGTTTTGGGGGAGGCTGTGACATCCTTAAAAATGGTTGAAAAAAGAAGCTATATTTTTCAAGATCTCCGACCCTTCGCAGCTTGGCTAGCCAGCTACTCGAACCAGAACTTCTACGATCGAAAAAGAATAGTGCCCAGACCAAACGAATCAACCTCCGCTCGATCAACGTTGCATTTTAAAGTGTTGATTAGTTTAGGCTGAGAGTATATTATACATGCGAAAATGTTGCTTATATATTTGGTCACTTATTTTTTTACTGTCATTGAATCACAACATCAAGTGTTTATTATTTGCCTAGTCTGTTCGAACCGAACCCAATCCCTTGCTGTCAGTGGATCTGCAAGTAGCATACCATGTCGAGAATACAGTCTTACACTGTAAAACATGTTCGTAGAAATTACAGTAAAAAACTGTCAAATAGCCTTTATCAGtagacaattcaattcaagacGAGTGGTCCATTCACTAAGCATGTAGTACAGATAATGCTTTATTTTTAACAGGCGTtacaattaattaaattaattataatATCAGTTTGAGACGAACTAGGGGGTATGGATAGGCTACTAACATCATTAACCATCCCATGTCCATTTGGACCAGTCGAATAGGCCAATAGGTTATGCCGGTATAGTGTGATGACTGATGATTTGCATTAGTTTGTGCTTCCTCAGAAATCACATGCTAACCACATATCTGAAGAGGCTTGTCTTTATAATGGGTGTATGAGATAGAAGAGTATTTATTTCTACCAATAATTAATTATTGAATGTGAAAGCTACAGTACGCAACAATTTGTCACTTTTTAAGGTAGCCTATGTTTTTATAAGAAACTATTTTTAGCCGTCATCATCAtcgtatatggtcatgtgaaggaccgataaacacacctgtcgttctcGCTTTCCGCCCATGCTATGTTCTATGTAATTCTGTGGTCCGGATCGGAGACGTGTCTAGCAAAACTACTATACTttggagacacatacacataagcaTCTGCGTTGCGCAAAACGAACGTAGACGTTGTGGAGTATTCTAAAGATTTTTGGAGTATTCTAAAGATTCATCGTCTGCAGTAGTGCTGACCTCCTCAGATTCCAAGCATGTGTTGTGACCTACTAGTATTAAATAATCTGTGCTCGGCACAGTACCTCCTTACACTCCGGGCAGAAAAGCATGGACACTCACTTCTGAATGACAGAGTGTCCTCTGTTTTAACCCATCCTACCCACTTGAGACATTGAGGAGGAGGTACCGCTGGCGTACGGCGTCGAAGCAAATACTGATCATACCAGTACAGTATGACTATGGCCTATAGTCATGGTGATGACTGATGTGATGACACAGTTAACAGCAAAAGTCTATTTttctaataaaataaaacaatgataATAATGTGTTCTATTCCAAAATGTCtgtattcaaacacacaggtcgctttttttctttctcgtagcctatttgttttgaaaatgagaAACGAATGACCGAATCTACACGGACCCCAACTTCATGCAATTTGAGCTGAAGTGGTGACATAACATCGACCAGTAGAGGATGCCCGTGCACCGACTTGTGACTGAGGTACAAGATCCTTAAATGTCAGGAGCATGTCAGAAAAATTGGTTTGGTAGGCTAACTATTTTCATAATGTTTTATGGATTCAAAACAGAAACAACGGCCCATGGTCTAGCACCAAGTATGAGGATTAACGAAAAGGAAAACATAGCCTATCCTTCACAGTTCTTGAAACTGTTCTGGAGGAATATTCATTTTTGGACTGACTTATTTTACAACAATATCTTAATGCAGGTCACATGATATTAGATCGACCACGCTGATTTGCCTAAATATTGAATCTAAATGCCGACGGGATTACCCTTCACCATTAAATAGTTTAGCCTATTTATAGATAGGCAACTTTTTTGGGATTATGGTTTCTTAGGATTGATCAAATACAGTTATGTAAACTGTCTTCCCGCCGCTGGCCAATAATTTAGTTCCCCTTCCTGTTAAAAAACAAGAAGTGACAGTCAAAGAGTTGCTTAGTTGAGGTGGGGGCTGGTTAGGAGGACAAAGTGAAAGTGGTTGGGTGTGGATATAGGTTTGTGACGTTAGCTGTGGTGCGTCTTGGATTCATACTCTTTAAGAAAGGTGATTGGTGATgtcactctttgtgtgtgtgtgtgtgtgtgtgtgtaggggggatcTGAAGTGAGTGTAGCCAAAGTATAGCCTATATATTCACGTCACTCCGTGAGTGGGTGAGTAAAGACCGTAGCTTTTCGAGCGCCATGACCTTTAGAGTTTCTCTGacaccccatccccatccccaccacatAAACTCCCACAGCCCCACCCACACATGGTTCACTCAATGAGGCTTGACCACCATTGCCTCAGCATTTGTCAAGTTAACACTGCAAGGTCAATCAAAAATGATGTAATGCATTGCCTGCTTACTGATCAGACATTACATAGCTTCACTTTATAGGCTACTCAATATGTATAGTGCAATAATGGAACATTTAGAACAAAAAAAGATAGGCTTAGGTATCGCTACCTCTAACGTATCTTTAATGCCTCAGGCAGCTTTCCCATGATTTGTTGGATGTGTGGTGGGTTTATTGCTTTACTGTATGGCGGTATTTATGGCAAGAAATCCCTGCCCCTTTTGTCACAAAATGATGTCATTCAGTGAGTGTCACCAGTGTCACTCAGCATTGTAAAGATGCGTAAGGTACTTTTCCCAGCACAGGTTCCTCTTTGCTGGCTTGATTGACTGAAGCTGCATGGGCCCCTGGGGTTAAGTTATCTGATCAGTCATCTGTTTGGCTTTGTGTCGTCTAGTAGGATAAGCATTTGACAGCATTGGTTAGATGTTGTGTAATGGTTtcaagagaagaaaaataaatcagcatacttttttaaatgtcttatcAATATTACATAGCAATAGGCTTATTTCTCCTGATATTAGTTAGATGAATAAATTAATGTGATGGGAATGTCTATTTAAAACCGTCCCAACAGAGCAGAGGATTCTCCAGGCACATGCAAGGCTCTCAGAAGCACATGGGATGGACTACACTAAAGAATACACTTCTTAACTGGTGATTGTAGGCTACTAGGATTGAAAAGTTAAAGGGATCCTATGTGTATTTTGCAATGGACATACAAAATAACACATCCATTGGACATCAATAAAAAACTCTTCAAGGTACTTTCCCA of the Clupea harengus unplaced genomic scaffold, Ch_v2.0.2, whole genome shotgun sequence genome contains:
- the LOC105893493 gene encoding peroxisomal membrane protein PEX13; this encodes MSQPPPKPWERRIPGAMNAPVSYRSTDFGLSTPVGPSTSAPPGLTRVAPPLPPRPVQQSYRPGFGSYPSSYGHYGNSTMGMYGGYNPYGGYGGYGVGGGAMGGMGYSRFGTEETQPSRFVQQAEESSRGAFQSIESIVHAFSSVSMMMDATFSAVYNSFRAVLDVANHFSRLRAHFAKVLSAFALVRTLRYFYRRLQRLLGLRRDAEVEDLWADSEATATIALSSGGASNEPRADSVKSWPIFLFFAVVLGGPYLIWKLLRSAEGPEETATNWASGEDDHVVARAEFDFTAASEEEMSCQAGDMLNLAPKEQQPRIRGWLLASLGSQTTGLVPANYVKVLGKRKGRRHAEVERLAQQQQAPQPGLASASASGTHPASALPPSCPEEMLESVFRETPAPCPPALSTVVKMDLL